GGCCGGCTTCACGCTGGCGCAGAAGATGGTCGGCCGCGCCGTCGGCCTGCCGCAAGGCCAGGGCGTGCGCCCCGGCACCTACTGCGAGCCGCGCATGACCACCGTGGGCAGCCAGGACACGACCGGCCCCATGACGCGCGACGAGCTCAAAGACCTGGCCTGCCTGGGCTTTTCGGCCGACATGGTGATGCAGTCCTTCTGCCACACCGCCGCCTACCCCAAGCCCGTGGACGTGAAGACGCACCGCGAGCTGCCCGCGTTCATCAGCAACCGCGGCGGCGTGGCCCTGCGCCCGGGCGATGGCGTGATCCACAGCTGGCTGAACCGCCTGCTGCTGCCCGACACCGTGGGCACCGGCGGCGACTCGCACACGCGCTTTCCCATCGGCATCAGCTTCCCCGCCGGCTCCGGCCTGGTGGCCTTCGGCGCCGCCACGGGCGTGATGCCGCTGGACATGCCCGAATCGGTGCTGGTGCGTTTCAAGGGCGAGATGCAGCCCGGCGTGACGCTGCGCGACCTGGTGCATGCCATTCCCCTGTACGCCATCAAGGCCGGCCTGCTGACGGTCGCCAAGGCCGGCAAGACGAACATCTTCTCGGGCAAGATCCTGGAGATCGAAGGCCTGCCCCAGCTCAAGGTGGAGCAAGCCTTCGAGCTGTCCGACGCCTCGGCCGAGCGCTCGGCCGCCGGCTGCACGATCAAGCTGGACAAGGAACCGGTCATCGAGTACCTGAAGTCCAACATCGTGCTCATGAAAAACATGATCGCCGAGGGCTACCAGGACGCGAAGACGCTGGCGCGCCGCATCGAAAAAGTGGAGCAGTGGCTGGCCGATCCGCAGCTGCTGGAAGCCGACAAGGACGCCGAGTACGCCGCCGTGATCGAGATCGACATGAGCGACATCACCGAGCCCATCGTCTGCTGCCCCAACGACCCGGATGACGCCAAGTTCCTGTCCGAAGTGGCCGGCACCAAGATCGACGAAGCCTTCATCGGCTCGTGCATGACCAACATCGGCCACTTCCGCGCAGCCGCCAAGCTGCTGGGCGGCCAGCGCGACATCCCCGTCAAGCTGTGGGTGGCCCCGCCCACCAAGATGGACGAGGCCGAGCTGATCAAGGAAGGCCACTACGCGGCGTTCGGCACCGCCGGCGCGCGCACCGAGATGCCCGGCTGCTCGCTGTGCATGGGCAACCAGGCGCAGGTGCGCGAAGGCGCGACGGTGATCTCCACCTCCACCCGCAACTTCCCCAATCGCCTGGGCAAGAACACCAACGTGTTCCTGGGCTCGGCCGAGCTGGCTGCCATCGCCTCGCGCCTGGGCCGGCTGCCCACCAAGGAGGAGTACCTGGCCGAGATGGGCGTGATCGATGCCGACAAGGACAGCGTCTATCGCTACATGAACTTCGACCAGATCGAGGAATACGCCGAAGTCGCCAGGGGAGCGCCGGCCGCCGCCGCTGTGTGACGGGCCTGGACCTGGGGCTGGTGGCGCTGTACGCCACGTCCGTGGTGTCGCTGCTCGTGACACCCGGACCGGTGACGCTGCTGGTGCTGCGCGCCGGCCTGGCGGGCGGGATGCGGCATGCGTTCCTGACGATCTGTGGCAGCAACGCCGCCTCGCTGATCCTGATCGGTATCTCGGCCCTGTTGATCAAGGGGCTGCTGGTCGTGGACGAGCGTGTCTTCGCGCTGGTGCGCCTGCTGGGCTGCCTCTACATCGCCTGGATCGCCCTTGCCATGGTGCGCGACGCGCGCGGCGCGGCGCCCGCGGGAGCCACGGCGCAGACGCCTGCGCGTGCAGGCTTCGTGCGCGGCTTCACGCTGGCGATCTCCAATCCGAAGGACATCGTGTTCTTCGCCTCCTTCCTGCCGCAGTTCATCGCCGTGCTGCCCACGCCGGACCAGAGCATCGGGCTGCTGACCGGGCTGTGGATCGTGCTGGACTTCGCCACGCTGGGCCTGCTGGCCTTTGCGGTGCGCCGCGTGGTCAGCCCGGCGCGTGAGCGCCGGCTGCTGCTGGCGTCGGCCGTACTGCTGCTGTTGATCGGCCTGGGCGGCTTCGGGCACGCCGCCTACGAGCTGCTGGCAGGGGGCTGAAGCAGCCCCTTTTTGCACCCGGCGCGGCGCGCCGGGTTGGCTGCGCTGCGCTGCGCGGCGATGCCACGGAGGGCCCTCCACCACCCGAGCCTCGATCTGAGCCATTTGGCCAGCGGCTGCCCGGCTTCTGGGGTGGATGACGCCAGCGCCGGCCCGGGCGAGGCCTGCGGCCCGTGAATGCCCCGTCGAGGGTTTTACCTAGCTACGTTCGCGCCCCCTGTCTCAAGAATGCAACGGCTACCCACCGATTGCGACCAACGACAAGGAGAAGCGTGCGATGAAGCTTGAGCTCAAGGTCAACGGACAGGCCGTCAGCGTGGACGTGCCGCCCAACATGCTGCTGGTGCAGCTGCTGCGCGAGCAGCTTCGCCTGACGGGTACGCACGTGGGCTGCGACACCGCCCAGTGCGGCGCCTGCACCGTGCTGGCCGATGGTCGCGCCATCAAGTCGTGCAATGCGCTGGCGCTGCAGATGCAGGGCGCCGAGATCACCACCATCGAGGGCCTGGCGCAGCCCGACGGCACGCTGCACCCGGTGCAGGCTGCCTTCAAGGAGTGCCACGGCCTGCAGTGCGGCTTTTGCACGCCCGGCATGGTCATGAGCACGGTGGACCTGCTGGCGCGCCACCCGCAGGCCGGCGAGGCCGAGATCCGCGAGCAGCTGGACGGCAACCTGTGCCGCTGCACGGGCTACCAGAACATCGTGCGCGCCGTGCAGACGGCGCAGCAGCAGCCAACCATCGCCGCCTGAAAACGCGCGCCACCAGGAGACACACATGGGTGCCAGCGACTTTGCCAAGCTGCCGCATATCGGCGAACCCTTGAAGCGCAAGGAAGACGCGCGCTTTCTGACCGGCGTGGGCAACTACACCGACGACATCCAGCAGCCGCACCAGAAGGTGGCGGTGTTCGTGCGCTCGCCGCATGCGCACGCCGCCATCCGCAGCGTGGACACCGCCGCAGCAGCCGTCATGCCGGGCGTGGCGCGCATCTTCACGGGCCGCGACCTGGAGGGGAAGATGGGCGGGCTGCCCTGCGGCTGGCTGATCAGCAACCCCGATGGCTCGCCCATGAAGGAGCCCCTGCACCCGGTGCTGGCCATCGACAAGGTGCGCTACGTGGGCGACCACGTCGCCATGGTGGTGGCCGACACGCTGCAGCAGGCCAAGGACGCCGCCGAGGCGGTAGAGGTGGACTACGACGTGCTGGCCCCCGTCATCGACATGCGCCGCGCCAAGGACGGCCCCGCGCTGCACGCGGAGGCCCCCGACAACCACTGCTACCAGTGGACGCTGGGCGACAAGGCCGCGGTGGACGCAGTCTTTGCCGGCGCCGCGCACGTGACCAAGATCGACCTGGTCAACAACCGGCTGATCCCCAACGCCATCGAGCCGCGCGCCGCCAACGCCAGCTACAACCGCGCCAGCGACGAGTACGTGCTCTACACCACCAGCCAGAACCCGCACGTGGCGCGCCTCTTGATGACCGCCTTCGTGCTGCAGCTGCCCGAGCACAAGGTGCGCGTCATCGCGCCGGACGTGGGCGGCGGCTTCGGCTCCAAGATCTTTCTGTACGCCGAAGAGGTGGCGCTGACCTGGGCGACGCGCCAGCTGGGCTGCCCCGTGCGCTGGACGGCCGAGCGCAGCGAGGCGTTCCTGTCCGACGCCCACGGGCGCGACCACATCACCCACGCCGAGATGGCGATGGACGCGGACGGCAAGTTCCTGGCCATGCGCGTGCACACCGACGCCAACCTGGGCGCCTACCTGTCCACCTTCGCCTCGGCCGTGCCCACCATCCTGTACGGCACGCTGCTGGCGGGGCAGTACACGGCGGCGCAGATCTACGTCGAGGTCGATGGCTGGTTCACCAGCACGGCGCCGGTCGATGCCTACCGCGGCGCCGGCCGGCCCGAGGCGACCTACGTGGTCGAGCGCCTGGTCACCCGCTGTGCCTGGGAGCTGGGCCTGTCGCAGGACGAGATCCGCAGGCGCAACTTCATCACCGAGTTTCCCTACCAGACGCCGGTAGCGCTGCAATACGACATCGGCGACTACCACGCCTGCATGGACCAGGCCCAGCAGCTGGGCGACGTGGCCGGCTTCGAGGCGCGCAGGAAGGCCAGCGAGGCCAAGGGGTTCAAGCGCGGCATCGGCTACAGCAGCTACATCGAGGCCTGCGGCCTGGCGCCGTCCAATATCGCCGGCGCGCTGGGAGCACGCGCCGGCCTGTTCGAGGCCGGCGAGGTGCGCGTGCACCCCACGGGCAGCGTGACGGTGTTCACCGGCTCGCACAGCCACGGCCAAGGGCATGAGACAACCTTTGCCCAGCTGGTGGCCGCCCGCCTGGGGCTGGACCCGTCGCAGGTGGACATCGTGCACGGCGATACCGGCCGCGTGCCGTTTGGCATGGGCACGTACGGCAGCCGCTCGCTGTCGGTGGGCGGTACGGCCATCATGAAGGCGCTGGACAAGATCGAGGCCAAGGCCAAGAAAATCGCCGCGCACCTGATGGAGGCAAGCGACGCCGACATCGAGTTCGCCAACGGCGAATTCACCGTCAAGGGCACCGACAAGAAAGTGCCCTTCGCACAGGTGTCGCTGGCCGCTTACGTGCCGCACAACTACCCGCTGGACAAGCTGGAGCCCGGCCTGAACGAGACCGCCTTCTACGACCCCACCAACTTCACCTACCCCGCAGGCACCTACATCTGCGAGGTCGAGGTGGAGCCGCAGACCGGCGTGGTGCGCGTGGACCGCTTCACCGCCGTGGATGATTTCGGCGTCATCGTCAACCCGATGATCGTCGAGGGCCAGGTGCATGGCGGGCTGGCGCAGGGCATCGGCCAGGCGCTGCTGGAGCACGGCGTGTACGACGTGGAAAGTGGCCAGCTGCTCACCGGCAGCTACATGGACTATCAGATGCCGCGCGCGGCGGACTTCCCGCAGTTCACGCTGGGCCACGTGTGCACGCCCTGCACGCACAACCCCATCGGCGCCAAAGGCTGCGGCGAGGCCGGGGCCATCGGCTCGCCGCCGGCCGTCATGAACGCCGTGCTGGACGCCCTCAAGGACCTGGGCGTGACAGACCTGGACATGCCCGCCACGCCGCACCGCGTGTGGCAGGCCATCCAGGCCGCCAGGGCCTGACCGACCGAACGGGAGAACGCACAGATGTACGACTTCACCTATGAACGCCCGACCAGCCGCGACGCGGCGCAAAGCCTGGCGCGCGCCGGCGGGCAGTTGCTGGCCGGCGGCCAGACCCTGCTGCCCTCGATGCGCCTGCGCCTGGCGGCGCCGGGCCAGGTCATCGACCTGGCCGGTGTGGCCGACCTGGCCGGCATCCGCCGCGAGGGCGATGCCCTGGCCATCGGCGCCATGACGCGCCACCACCAGGTGGCCGAGAGCAGCGAAGTGCAAGGGGCCATCCCCGCCCTGGCGCAGCTGGCCGCCTGCATCGGCGACCGCCAGGTGCGTGCGCGCGGCACGCTGGGCGGCTCGGTGGCCAACAACGACCCTGCGGCCGACTACCCCGCCGCCGTGCTGGGCTTGGGCGCCACGGTGCACACCACGCAGCGGCAGATCGCGGCCGACGACTTCTTCCAGGGCCTGTTCGCCACGGCGCTGGACGAGGGCGAGCTGATCACCGCCATCCATTTCCCCATCCCGCGGCGCGCGGCATACGTGAAATTCCGCCAGCCCGCCTCGCGCTTCGCGCTGGTCGGCGTGTTCGTGGCGCAGCTGGCGGACGGCAGCGTGCGCGTGGCCGTCACGGGCGGGGGCAACGGCGTGTTCCGCCATACGGCGATGGAGCAGGCCCTGGCCGCCAGCTTCACGCCGCAGGCCATCGCCAGCGTGCCCGCCGACGAGTCCCGCATGTCTGGCGACCTGCACGGCAGCGCCGCCTACCGCGCCCACCTGGCGGGCGTGATGGCCCAGCGCGCGGTGGCCCAGGCAGCCGCTTGAGGCTGGGCCCGCGCGCCGCCCGCCCCGGGCGGCGCGCGGGCCATTTGAGATTTTGAGTCTTTTTGGCCTCCAGCGCCCATCCCACAAGCGCAAGCAGCTCCTCATTTGATAGCGTATCCTGCCATGTCCACCGCTTCCTCAGCCGGCTCGACCGACACTACCGGCGCCACCGACTCCATCGACGGGCTGCTGGCGGCGCTGCAGGGCGTGGGCTACTTTGCCGACCGGCGCCTGGCCACGGCGGTGTACTTGGCGCTGCGCCTGGGCCGGCCGCTGCTGCTGGAGGGCGAGCCCGGCGTGGGCAAGACCGAGCTGGCCAAGGCGCTGGCGGCGGTGCTGGGCCGCGAGCTGCTGCGCCTGCAGTGCTTTGACGGCCTGGAGCAGCGCGAGGCCCTGTACGAGTGGAACTACACGGCCCAGCTGCTGCACCTGCGCGCCGCCGAGGGCACGGCCCCCACCGATGCGCTGGAGCAGGAGCTGTACCAGCCCCGCTACCTGGTGCGCCGCCCGCTGCTGCAGGCGCTGCAGGCACCCGCGCCCGGCGCCGTGCTGCTGATCGACGAGGTGGACCGCGCCGACGAGCCCTTCGAGGCCTTTTTGCTCGAATACCTGGGCGAGTACCAGGTCAGCATCCCCGAGCTGGGCACGGTGCGCGCCGCCACGCCGCCCGTCACGCTGCTGACCAGCAACCGCACGCGCGACCTGAGCGAGGCCACGCGCCGGCGCTGCCTGTACCACTGGCTGGACTACCCGGACCGCGAGCGCGAGCTGGCCATCGTGCGGGCGCTGGTGCCGCAGGCGCCCGAGGCGCTCAGCGAGCAGGTCACCGCCTTCGTGCAGCAGCTGCGCACCGGCCCGCAGGGCGCGTACTTTCAGCGCGCGCCGGGCATCGCCGAGACGCTGGA
The DNA window shown above is from Pulveribacter suum and carries:
- the acnB gene encoding bifunctional aconitate hydratase 2/2-methylisocitrate dehydratase; translated protein: MLKAYRDHVAERAALGIPPLPLDAKQTAELIELIKNPQSPEVQGEDAFLLDLLTHRVPPGVDDAAKVKASFLAAVAHGDVQVGLVSRAKATELLGTMVGGYNVHPLIELLEDAEVAGVAAEALKKTLLMFDFFNDVAVKAKAGNAKAKEVMQSWADAEWFTSRPEVEKKITVTVFKVPGETNTDDLSPAPDAWSRPDIPLHYLAMLKNTREGAAFQPEEDGKRGPMQFIEDLKAKGHLVAYVGDVVGTGSSRKSATNSVIWATGADIPFVPNKRFGGVTLGGKIAPIFFNTQEDSGALPIEVDVSKMDMGDVVDIYPYDGRIEKNGEKIADFALKSDVLLDEVRAGGRINLIIGRSLTAKAREALGLPASTAFRLPQPPAESRAGFTLAQKMVGRAVGLPQGQGVRPGTYCEPRMTTVGSQDTTGPMTRDELKDLACLGFSADMVMQSFCHTAAYPKPVDVKTHRELPAFISNRGGVALRPGDGVIHSWLNRLLLPDTVGTGGDSHTRFPIGISFPAGSGLVAFGAATGVMPLDMPESVLVRFKGEMQPGVTLRDLVHAIPLYAIKAGLLTVAKAGKTNIFSGKILEIEGLPQLKVEQAFELSDASAERSAAGCTIKLDKEPVIEYLKSNIVLMKNMIAEGYQDAKTLARRIEKVEQWLADPQLLEADKDAEYAAVIEIDMSDITEPIVCCPNDPDDAKFLSEVAGTKIDEAFIGSCMTNIGHFRAAAKLLGGQRDIPVKLWVAPPTKMDEAELIKEGHYAAFGTAGARTEMPGCSLCMGNQAQVREGATVISTSTRNFPNRLGKNTNVFLGSAELAAIASRLGRLPTKEEYLAEMGVIDADKDSVYRYMNFDQIEEYAEVARGAPAAAAV
- a CDS encoding LysE family translocator gives rise to the protein MTGLDLGLVALYATSVVSLLVTPGPVTLLVLRAGLAGGMRHAFLTICGSNAASLILIGISALLIKGLLVVDERVFALVRLLGCLYIAWIALAMVRDARGAAPAGATAQTPARAGFVRGFTLAISNPKDIVFFASFLPQFIAVLPTPDQSIGLLTGLWIVLDFATLGLLAFAVRRVVSPARERRLLLASAVLLLLIGLGGFGHAAYELLAGG
- a CDS encoding (2Fe-2S)-binding protein, with the protein product MKLELKVNGQAVSVDVPPNMLLVQLLREQLRLTGTHVGCDTAQCGACTVLADGRAIKSCNALALQMQGAEITTIEGLAQPDGTLHPVQAAFKECHGLQCGFCTPGMVMSTVDLLARHPQAGEAEIREQLDGNLCRCTGYQNIVRAVQTAQQQPTIAA
- a CDS encoding xanthine dehydrogenase family protein molybdopterin-binding subunit, yielding MGASDFAKLPHIGEPLKRKEDARFLTGVGNYTDDIQQPHQKVAVFVRSPHAHAAIRSVDTAAAAVMPGVARIFTGRDLEGKMGGLPCGWLISNPDGSPMKEPLHPVLAIDKVRYVGDHVAMVVADTLQQAKDAAEAVEVDYDVLAPVIDMRRAKDGPALHAEAPDNHCYQWTLGDKAAVDAVFAGAAHVTKIDLVNNRLIPNAIEPRAANASYNRASDEYVLYTTSQNPHVARLLMTAFVLQLPEHKVRVIAPDVGGGFGSKIFLYAEEVALTWATRQLGCPVRWTAERSEAFLSDAHGRDHITHAEMAMDADGKFLAMRVHTDANLGAYLSTFASAVPTILYGTLLAGQYTAAQIYVEVDGWFTSTAPVDAYRGAGRPEATYVVERLVTRCAWELGLSQDEIRRRNFITEFPYQTPVALQYDIGDYHACMDQAQQLGDVAGFEARRKASEAKGFKRGIGYSSYIEACGLAPSNIAGALGARAGLFEAGEVRVHPTGSVTVFTGSHSHGQGHETTFAQLVAARLGLDPSQVDIVHGDTGRVPFGMGTYGSRSLSVGGTAIMKALDKIEAKAKKIAAHLMEASDADIEFANGEFTVKGTDKKVPFAQVSLAAYVPHNYPLDKLEPGLNETAFYDPTNFTYPAGTYICEVEVEPQTGVVRVDRFTAVDDFGVIVNPMIVEGQVHGGLAQGIGQALLEHGVYDVESGQLLTGSYMDYQMPRAADFPQFTLGHVCTPCTHNPIGAKGCGEAGAIGSPPAVMNAVLDALKDLGVTDLDMPATPHRVWQAIQAARA
- a CDS encoding FAD binding domain-containing protein, with product MYDFTYERPTSRDAAQSLARAGGQLLAGGQTLLPSMRLRLAAPGQVIDLAGVADLAGIRREGDALAIGAMTRHHQVAESSEVQGAIPALAQLAACIGDRQVRARGTLGGSVANNDPAADYPAAVLGLGATVHTTQRQIAADDFFQGLFATALDEGELITAIHFPIPRRAAYVKFRQPASRFALVGVFVAQLADGSVRVAVTGGGNGVFRHTAMEQALAASFTPQAIASVPADESRMSGDLHGSAAYRAHLAGVMAQRAVAQAAA
- a CDS encoding AAA family ATPase, yielding MSTASSAGSTDTTGATDSIDGLLAALQGVGYFADRRLATAVYLALRLGRPLLLEGEPGVGKTELAKALAAVLGRELLRLQCFDGLEQREALYEWNYTAQLLHLRAAEGTAPTDALEQELYQPRYLVRRPLLQALQAPAPGAVLLIDEVDRADEPFEAFLLEYLGEYQVSIPELGTVRAATPPVTLLTSNRTRDLSEATRRRCLYHWLDYPDRERELAIVRALVPQAPEALSEQVTAFVQQLRTGPQGAYFQRAPGIAETLEWARALVALDTLVLDPEIVVDTAGILFKQRGDLAALGPALAAQVLQAAAQAA